The stretch of DNA TATTGAGAAACACAACTTCTGCTTTGAAGAATGAACAGATGTTAGTAGATAGCAAGCAGCTAAAGTAGAGTGTGCTTGATTCACCCTCCCTGCTGGCGCTTAGCCACAGCAGTCTTGTGGAATGCATGCCCAAGGGGAAAGCGACAGTAGTAGTGGGCTTGAATGTATCAGCAGGGACCTGTGTTTCTTGTGCCCAGAGAGCTTTCCTTTTGGCTCTGCCAAATTCATTCTGGTGCTAAATGGTTAAAAACGTGCTTCTGCTTTCGTTTCCAGAAGCACATCTGTTGAGACAGGCTTAACAAATCCCCTTGTGCTTGGTACCTGGAGTCTTAGCACAGGCAGGAAGCTGTTTGCTGGCACAGTGATGATAATTCTTTGCCGTTTACCCAACTGATTTTTTTGATGAGTAACATTGTATCTGATGTGCCAGCTCATTAGTATTTTTTAGTATCACGTTCCAATTTGACTTGCTCCCTGTGTTTCTGATTTTACTCTGCCTTTTAAAGGTACCATCAGATGGCCTCCGGTGTCCTcaagctgtgtgtgtgcatacagcCAGCAGCAGACTCCGCTGACTCCCGGAAGAGTGGCTGCTGAAGAAGGTGAGCTGCTTTTCAGCTGTGGTGGCATAGCGCTCAGGCTCCAGGAAGCCGTACTGCGAGCTGGGGAAGATGGATACGGAGTGCCGCTGTGTGGAGCTGTACTGGCTTATGTTAGCCAAAGTTGTGCCCTGTTAGCCAGGGATACTTCTGTTCTCGACTGGTTGGCACTGTTACAAGTCGTAAAGTTTTTGCTAAAAACATCACAGAGGAAAAGGTGGAGAGAGGCAAGGATAAAAAATCCTACtcttcttggggaaaaaaaaaaacttctaagtATATACATTTCTTAATATGGTTTGtcagaaataatttctaaagGAATTCTATTTAAGTCTATTATGGAAGTATTTTTACTGGCATAATGATGAAATAATGATTTGCCGTTTACCCATCTGACTGGTTATTGATGTGTATCTTTGAATCTGAAATGCCAGTAAAAGTTAGTGATTTTGTATAAAGTTGATAAAGGTTACAGAAAATGGACTaaatttgaaatgcttttttttttccagatagaaATCCACACTTCAGACTGTTTACAAATGCACTCGGAAATGCTTTTGAGGCCCTTCTTCTCAGAAATGCTGCTTGATTCAAAGACTGAGTTCAGTGAAAATGTGAATAACTCCTGAATGGGGTTCAGGTGAGAGCATGACTCTAGGAGGAGAGgtagccctgcagccactcttACAACTCAGCATGGACAGTGAAGTGCACTCAGAATGATAAATTTGAATAAATCAAGTGTTAAAAGATGTAGGAGAACTTGTGTGTTACCTTGTCTAAACAAGTGTTTATAATGTTAACGGGGCAGCTGTTCTGCTCATCTACTGTGCAGTGTttgcataaataaaatcctgaatTTATGTTTCTAGTGTCCGTAGTTCCTTGCTAAGGCAGTATGAGCCGTAGCAGCATGATCCTGCTGGGTGACCTCCTGAGCAGAAGGCGCACCAGTCTTTGGTATCTGCTCGGTTTGCCCAGGTTTGAACTGAAGACTTTGCTGCTGCAGTTTTTTAATGTGGACCTCAGCTTTAAAACTTCCTCAGTGCTATGCCTACTGCTACATCTTTAGTAGGAAAACACAGTAAAGGAAAGTCCATAGCTGGAGGAGCATATATCTACCACTCCACCTTTTACACTTGTTTTTTCACTGAGGTAGTTAGACTTAAAGCCCATTGAGCTGCCAACCTACTGGGTCTGCTattgtttttgctttcctgGGGGGTTCTTCTATCCCTTCCAGTCTTTCTCTAAGGTTAGGTAgtgcaaatactttttttccagattgtAGGAGCATACCAACATTGTATTCTAACACTGTTGCTACAGTGTAAAAGCAAGACAAACCATCAAGTAGTAGGGTGacttttttaatacattttaaaatttatagtACATGAATAATAATTTAAGTTGTCTTACACTAGAAAAGGGGttgtaatgtttttaaactactACTGTAAAATACATGTGAAAAGAAGCAGTAAGAAAAACTACAGAAGTTTCACATTGTTGAGCTTCGGGCTTTACTTCACTCCTCATTAGTGTTAACATGACCTCCTGGGCCATATGCGCTGATAAACTTGAGCAGGTgatggtggcacttctggaggTAAATATCTCTCTGGTGCAGGGAGTTTTCGTTACTGAGGTCAAAGGGAAATAGAGCATTTGGTTCTATGCATAATGCAGACTTACCTaagcaaagaagaaatcagTATGTACAGTAAAGACTTGATCAAACTTCTGCCAGTGGTGTtaaggagaggaaggggaaggaggaagctgTGACCGAGATTCCTTCAGTAATACAGTCTTGTAAGTTAGCATTTTTGTGATACACCATCATTCTTTTCTCACTGCCAAGTTCATGCATGAACAAACGTGACTGATAAACAAAGAGAACACTTTCTCCCCAGGGAGAGTGAACTCTATAGCTACAGTTTACCCTGGCTGAATTACGCAGTTCCAGATGAGCGGTGTCTCTAATGCGCGCTCATAAAGGATGGAGGCTTTGTGCTGTCCTGAGGCCTAATGGCATGCAGCACAGAGACCCTCCAGACATGTCAACTGGAGGACTTTTTCCTGATCTTAGTTCTCAGCAGTGGAAATTCTGGgctttcacttaaaaagaaCTACCTTTATTGCTGCAATCAACTGAGAAATGCTTTTTCAAACTGACAAAATACAAAAGTGATATACCCAAGACTAAAGACTCGTTTACCGTGCTTTAGGGTAAGAGATGATTCGAGCAGCAAGATGGCAATCAAGGCATCTTCCTCAAGTACTTTCTTTCTTAAACTTAGCTTCGTATGAGCCTTAGACAGGGAGATCCTAAGAGATGAATATAAGTAcgttaaaaatattataaaatagtGCAGAAATGAATGCATTATATGCTGCCCAATTTCAAATGCTTCTGTGAATCACAAGCTACATTTACAGCATCTTTGCATTTCTTCACTTGCGCAAGAGAAAGCTGTGATAATTTAAGTCCCATTCTTGTTTGTCTAGACAGCTTTAATAATTCTTGAATCACTTTTTAatgtctaatttttttttcaaaatcaataCTATATTAACAAATACTGTATTGACAAATGTTAAGTAAGATTCTTTACACTTGAACATTCCGAAATTTAAGTTtcttgtttagatttttttacTTCCAAGCTGGTTAGCACAATTCCCATTTGAAACTTAGATGTGTTTCTTGTTCCATGAGGAGTAGGACATACAGAAGTTTTAGTGCAGATGCTGATAAGTTTGATCCGTGCATAGAATCTCTTCTCACTCTGCGACTCGCAAGATAGTAGCCCTGAATGAGGTTTTCTGCTTCTGAGCTCATTTCAACATGGAGATTCttagcaaacaaaataaactagAGAGAGTGTACAGATATTAAGTAActagaaaataaagaatttacCTTTTAACATACCACTGGCACAGTAATATAGTTTAGGCAGCATACTTCACCAGTAATTTTGCTAAAGATGCCTGTCACTATTCTGCTGTGCATAAGGATGGGTTTCAGATCGTAATCTGATACTTGTTTATCACACTAGAGATACTAACAGTTTATTTAGAGTGAAATATCGTACAACTGACTGCAAACTATTCTTGTCAAAAGGAGGTATTAGAGATCTGATCTCATACAGGCATTAACCTAGTGTGTTTTTCAGAAACTAAGTTGAATAATTTATTATACTGACCCTTTTAAAgaactttttaaagaactgaagCTAAATTTACCAATGATCCTAATTACTGCTAGTGGGAATATGGtgtggggggaaggggaaggaggtgaGCGTTGACAGGTTTAAGAATAAGCAGAGTATCAGGACAGAACCTTGTGATTCCAGAAACAGTATGGTATCCCCAAGCATAACGAATTTATGAATTATTAGATATTTGTTACCTCTTCATAGTCCTGCGTTCTGAACTGCTGTGAGACTCTGTACAAGGTGGCTTCAGGATTAATGGCTTTTTTCAGGACATGATGCACAAGAGGAAAAGACAGTCGACATGAAGGAAATTCATCATATAACAAAAGCCCAAAACCATCCAGAAGATTAGGTGGAAGCAAGCTCAAGTcctaaagagaaagaaagtttATTTTGGGCTGCTGACTAGGAGAAACATGGCAGTTTTTTCAATCTGTAATGTCTGATATCTGTATGCTGGGTGTTGTAAGATTAGCTAGTGAATTATCTGCAAAAGATGCAGTATAGTAGATTTCAGTAGTAGCTGTCAAAAGCTATTCTGAATAAAAGACAAGCCTACTTTTGGGAAAACTAGCTCATTTTAGAAGATACTTGATAATTTGACAGTCACTTAAGTTGTAACTTCTTgagaaatactaaaaaaaattgattgttttcattatttctcaAGTTGAAATGAGCATAAACACAGATGACTGCCATGGTTCAGTTACTGCTGTAACAGGATGTATGTTTTACCATCTGCCCAATCAGGAAGCTGTCCTTCAGTGTATGTTTCTTTGAGGAAGAATCCACATCTACGTAAGACCAAAAATTGGTCTGAACTGGAATAGTAACTTGTtggtcagcctcttctccatACTTCTTCCCAGGAATGAACAGTGTTGTTGTCCTGCTCTCTAGAACTAGGATAGGACAAAATACATCAGGTAACTAATTATAAATTGTAGTTCCAAACACACTAGCTGAAAACAGTcaagatttttatatttcacCAATTCTCATGATTGAGTTTTGGCATTTCCACACCACCAGTTTTGAGGATGGTGTATTTGTTGTTGCCTTTCATTGTCCTTGTTTCTTAGAGACTTCTTAAAGTAAAGAGCTACTTTTCCCAGCATTTGAGGGCCATAAACCAAGGAACAAACCTAGCCctgattttgtgtttgtttcattCTGTCCCCTCATTGTTTAGTAGATGTGAAATAATTACCAGATTGTAGAAGTTCCAGTTTATCCTTTTTGTAGGTACATAAGTCTCCTATGTAACAGATACCCCCCTTAGCGAGCAGAACGCTGCCAGCTTGAATACTGGCACTGCCAGTTCCATGTTTATCTTTGGATACAGAAGGAAAGATGTCACTAGAGGATGGGTGTCGTATGCCATGGGGCAGAAGACATATGCTGTAATTCAGAAGCCTAGGGGATGAAATAGTCATAATTTGTTAAATTATTGTTCAGTTTTTCAAAACTTAAACAACTTAATACTGTTCTTAATACTTTGTAACAGTATTTATATATAGGAAGATCTACTTTAaaaggataaataaaataaataaagccactAGCAAAACTAAATGTTTAAAGTACATTTAAACACAAAGGTAGAAGTCCAAGCTTTCTGCAACAGCTGCAAAAAGGTCTGTGTTTCTTACACATTTACCATATGAGGCTTCTGATAGAAGTACTTCCTAGAAAGCCACGGTCTTCTAATTCAACCCATATTAACTCCTATACCTGTTCTGGAGGGAAGTAGAGGATTAGCAGTTTGCCATCTGGGAGAAACAAAGGGGCTGGTAACTTGCAAGCTCTGCCTGACAGGGTTGTGTCCCAAATTCTTTTTGAGAAAGGAAGGCGTAGGATTTCTTTTTCAACCCCTACACTATATTCCTTGGCACGCAGAGGTTGCAAACTGGTTCCACAATCAAAGGCTCCTAATGATTTTAAGATGTCAAAAAGGAGACATCATCTATTGATAAATCGGataaaaatactaattaaaatAGTAAGTAGGAGTAAATAGACTATTATACCAATATAAATATGTAGGAAATGTCTATGTTGACAGGCTAATTATAATAGAATAAGTGCATATACAAACTACAAATGACAAAGTACCAAGATTTACAGCATACAAccatttaaatattaaacatgTTTTGATTCTTAAAACCTGATTTCCTATGATTTCTCTTATAAAAGCTTACTCCCAGACCTTCTGGGGAAAAATCTtgctgcctgctttttttttttttttttttaattcaaactAATCTCTACAGTTAACTTTTGAAATGGTAAACTTAAGAACACAtcatttttccaaaacaaaaagccctaATACATTTGTTGAAGAACTCTCAGATACAAATAAAATCCACGTCACTTTCAAAGAGCTTTTCCACAAGTAAAAACAAAGCCCTGTTTTGGGTTGGAGAAGAACATCACTCTTTTGAAATGAACACAAGTAAGTCAGAAGCTGAGCATGTGGAGTGGAGATGCTGTATTCAACTTGTGTTTGCGGTTCACAGCTCTGTGAAGGCgtgaacaaacaaacatgtaCATACAGAACAGCAGTTTGTTCAAGGCAACAACAGCTGGATTTATGAGCAGTGTGTCATGATGTACCTGATTTTCAATGCTTTATCAGAATAGTTCTTAGCAAAAAAAGTGATACAAATATAAGcatctgttgtggtttaatccCAGcaagcagctaagcaccacacagccatgtGCCTACTCCTGTGCCTAACGCTCCCCAGCtggatgggggggaagagaaTCAAAAGGGCAAGGCAGTTGGAAGGATGTTTAGATGAAAAGACAGATGTttagaaaggaagggaaagggagagaagaagaaagggatagggaaagaaggagaaatggaatggagaaaaagaaaacaaccaaaaggggggtggtggtggtggagtgATGCTAAATGCAACTGCTCACCACCAGCCCAGTCAGatggtgtgggacatccctttggtcactgggccagctgtcctggctgcgcccctcccagcccctgctgctcccccagcctccttgctggcagggcagcacaagcagcagaagaggctgagttggtgtaagcactgccctgcaacagctaaaacatcagtgtgttatcaccactattttcatcctaaatccagAACATGGCATTGTGAAGAAAAGTAACTATCCCAAGCAAACCAGGACAATAACTGATTTACTCATTGCTTACTAGCAGAAAGTGCTGATAGCTGGTGATGAATAGGCTCAAAGTGACACAGGATTTGAAAAGTAGAGACCTTTGCTTTTATCATCACCAGCTTTCTGGGGGCAACCTTCAGTTTTGGTTTTAGAAGAATGTTTAGTTTGACCTTTGCTAAACCACGCTAGTCTTAAAAGCTTACTGAGGCAATTAAAAGtgttaaaggttttttttttttttttttttaattagtgaaGTTCTGCTCTGGATTTATCACTTGAAATAGAGAAGTCTCATGGTTATTTTTATCAAGTCATAGCCCTGTATATTTTAAACATAGTCTTTGCTTTTCATGTAAGACCAATCctattatctttaaaaatactttttaatttatgtaaGAAATGAGGAATCTCCTTACCTATCAATCACTAAGGTGTCGCTTGTCACAACCAACAGATCCAGGTAATCAGCACTCTCCTTTTCACACGTCTGTACTAGACTCAGCAATACCGCGAGTTTCAGAGTGTTGTAAGTGCCTGGTGGAACAACTTGCGAAGCAAAGATATTGGCCAGCATGGCCGTAAACCTCCAGCACGAATTTGAAGTCAGTGAGAGCAGATACTTAAAATTTTCACCGATAAAAGAAGGACCTAATTGAAACAAAGGAGAGATTACCAAACACTTCATAGAGCTGTGCAGATGTAATAGAACGTGACACCATTCCAATCCTTGTACAGAAGCTTACAAAGAACTAAGATCTTTATACATTAAGCACAAATTCAGAATGTAAAGAGTTGATAGGATTAATTTTCCTGCTGCAAAGGTAGCAGACAATCTACTAAAATCAATGGAATAAGCATGCAGTAACAAAATAAAGTATTGGGTCCGTTTCCTGCACGATTTCCAGTAGATGGCGATGGAAAAGAGCAGTTGAACTGCAGTAAATAATTCTGTCATTTCCCCATGCATGGAAAGAGAAAGGGGCAGAAGATCTCAGCTGACTGAGAACATTTAAGACTGTAAGAGGAAGGTCCCGCAATGGTTTTGTAATCAGGACCCTTAGGCAACAGAGGACTGTACCAGTTCTCAGGGTTTTgttctaaaatgtttttctacttttttagTCCATTTTTAATGGGACTTTCTTACCGTTTGGTTTACAGAGCTGTACGCTACTGACTTCTATACATGCTGTAGCTTGTGGGCCATTTTGTACACAGGTTGGAATTCCTATAATCTTGTAGTGGTTTCCTATTGTCATTCGATTGGCCAGTTCATCtggaaatcaaaaataaaatatggggAACCTGAAgatgttttaggaaaaaaaatatatatatattaaagacaCAGTCAGAAAGCTTTTATTCACATTCTGACCGGTTTCATTTTTATCACTTAATTGCAGAAAACAGTTGGATTCCAGGTTTACCATAATGGACTAGGAGCAAATGAAGCACGCAATTCTAATTAATTAGTGCAAAAGGTAACGAAGGCAGGCTGGGTGAGGAAAAGTAGGTTCCTGATGAAGAaaatggattatttatttatttctggaaataaattgaaaggaaaatggaCAATTGTTTGCAAGTATACATTCCTACTCTCAAACTTGTGATGACCCTATTATCAGTTACTGTCCTGTAAGATgtcataaaaaaacaaaagcacacaaaaaaagaaatccatagCATACAGCTTTCAAAAAGACGCACAGCCATAGCTTTGAGAACCATTGtacttttgtgtattttttttttttcaaaagtcacatttatttttggaagtgaGAGTTATGCCCAACCAAACACGAATCAGTCTGTGAGATTCCATCTGACCTCACTGATGACTGAAATCTGTGGAATTTTAATGCATGTGTAGATCACAGTTTCCCTCCTATAGATTGtttcataataataaataaatagttgcAGTTTGAAGCATATCTTATGGTCTCAGAGCTACTGTGAGTTTTCAAGGAATGAACTATCTGGTTCTATAGACTTCGGATATCATAGCAAGGATAATGGTGGCTGTTTTAGTTTAAAGAACATTAATGGAAGCATGACAGTTGGGAGTGATATTAGTTCGATAGTCACATCATAAATCATTTAATGTTTGCAGTGGAAGGCAGTGGTAGTAGAGGCCAAAAGTCCTGACAGAATCCGGAAAACAGCTACTTTGAGGAAGGATGttaaaaacacatgaaattagTGCAAAACAGCATGACCAAAGGAagtagaaaggaggaaaaaacaagctTCAGATAGAACGTGATACCAGCCTGGGGACTGTAATTAAATGTAGTTATAAAAGTGAACACAACGGTTTTGCTACATGTATTTCTTAATCATCTGTGCATGCTGTTTAGTCACCTAGCtaccccctccctccctgtttATTAGAGAAAGAACCTCAGTGTGAATTATCACAATTTCCACCATTTTATCCACAGAAATGGATCTGTAAGAAAAATGTGAGTAATTACTACATTCAGTTCTAAAACATTTCTGACAAAcctcaaaattaaaattcacttACCTCTCAAGAAAACTGTGAAAGCCTGAATCCTAAAATGCGATTTATTGTTGGAATATCCTTTTAAAGCATTAAGAACTTTTGCATCAATCATTTCAACTATTTGTTTATCtttcaaaacaaaggcaagGAAGAGGTTAGTTCTCTTTAAAACAGTACCaagctttttttattcttagatGACTAGCAGATGactagctttttttccccccttagcCATTTTGTTTACTTACTGTGTAACAGCAGCAGGGAAATAATagatctaaaaataaaactacataTTTCCTACCACCAAGTACTCTAAACTTCATATCTTCTTGCAGGGGTGAAGAACATAAACTGCACACAAAATCATTCCTCACTGTGGCAGATTCTGTAGCTCCAGGCAGATGCACTCTTATGTACCTAAACCCTGAAACATTTACCAAATGTTATAAGGAGGATatggctttcattttaaatttcacATCAAGTATAGAAATAGTTAAAGTACTGGAGAATGAAATTCCAAATTTACAAGCATCCTGTGTTTCTTCAGGTAAGCATAACTCCATACACTACACTTCAACTAAAATGATCTGTATCACTTACTGTAGGTTGACCACGAGATGGCAGGATTTCCTATTGCACGTTCCTAACTAAAACGGCCTGACCTGACTTCAGGCAGCAGGGAGTGACTGACTGCTTCTGCATCGTGTGGAAATGACATTGGATATGTATATCCCTCACTACAAGTACGTGCCCTCATAAAGACATCATTATGATTTATTCTACAGTCGCCCAGCTTTGGGATTTAGCttctattttataattttatggTCTCTGTTACAGGAAGAAGCaaacagcacagccctgaaagtACTTAAGACCTAATCCCGCAAAGATGTATCAGTAATATTAGATAAAGTAGTTCCACAGAAATCAGCTTTCATTACAGCAAATCTGCTAGAAGCTTCTGCCAGTCACTTACGCATGCTGTTACATGgtctttttatataaataaaaataataataattttaaaaaagcacatACACAgaaggaatacagaaaaaaaaaaaaaaagtattctactggtacagacttttttttttttttttcctttcagggaATTCATTGAGTTATACTGGAAACGTACCTTTTCTCATATAAACTATCTTCAGGATCAGAAAATGGCTTATTGGCATAGCTGTACTCACAAAACATTTAATaatgctgagcagctgctggcaaGGTCCATTGCTGCTGTCAATTAATAAAAATCATGCTGTGCTCATTACAAAAAGTCTACATCATAAGACTGCATAGGAAAATGACTCTCGTGCTGTATTTTTAATCTGATAAActatataaattattaaaaagcttttgaaatagTATTGATTTCAATTTTTTTACTACCTTCAGAGAATGGACAGGTTTCCTCAGTACAAAGAAATCTTGCTCCTTGTGTATATTTTGTTACAATTCCCATTGCAATGACTATTCCTTCAGACATATAAAATCTATGAGATGTGTAGTTAAATGGAAATGCAGAGAGACTGAGAACATAACTTGGTAAAGGCGGTAAATGTGTTGGCTTCAGCAGTATACTAATCTAACAAGAGACAAAATTGCATTAATactataattttaatttcaaactgCTGTTTATAAACACCACTTACATGAACAAATGCATCATATATAAATagctattagaaaaaaaaatatttcagtattttttaaatacttcacTACACTTAAAAGATTTCAGATCTAATTGGGGGAAAATAACGCAGACTCACCTGAGCCTCTGTCTGCAATTGTTCTATTAATGATAACGTCTTAATAGCTACAAAACATACCTGTAATTCAAAAATACCtttattttagaaaggaaaatctAGTTAAAATATAAAGAGATGTATTTTTTGTCATCTCTGACCACAAATATACACTTACTGACTGAAAAATCTCTGCAGCTTTTATGGGATTATGAAGAATGTAGTTTCCAAGAGTTGCATCCAATTCAGCAATATCAGAAGGATTTATTGAAATAACAAAACGATAAACAGCGTAACTTTGTTTTGAGTCTGCAGGagcaaaaagtgttttaaaaataataggtTTATTTAACAATAAATATCAATGCTAACAGATTATCTACTGAGT from Anas platyrhynchos isolate ZD024472 breed Pekin duck chromosome 2, IASCAAS_PekinDuck_T2T, whole genome shotgun sequence encodes:
- the MCMDC2 gene encoding minichromosome maintenance domain-containing protein 2 isoform X1; this encodes MEEEIQKMKEIGLIYLDRSGGLQKFMHDCKKYNDSKQSYAVYRFVISINPSDIAELDATLGNYILHNPIKAAEIFQSVCFVAIKTLSLIEQLQTEAQISILLKPTHLPPLPSYVLSLSAFPFNYTSHRFYMSEGIVIAMGIVTKYTQGARFLCTEETCPFSEGFRYIRVHLPGATESATVRNDFVCSLCSSPLQEDMKFRVLGDKQIVEMIDAKVLNALKGYSNNKSHFRIQAFTVFLRDELANRMTIGNHYKIIGIPTCVQNGPQATACIEVSSVQLCKPNGPSFIGENFKYLLSLTSNSCWRFTAMLANIFASQVVPPGTYNTLKLAVLLSLVQTCEKESADYLDLLVVTSDTLVIDRLLNYSICLLPHGIRHPSSSDIFPSVSKDKHGTGSASIQAGSVLLAKGGICYIGDLCTYKKDKLELLQSVLESRTTTLFIPGKKYGEEADQQVTIPVQTNFWSYVDVDSSSKKHTLKDSFLIGQMDLSLLPPNLLDGFGLLLYDEFPSCRLSFPLVHHVLKKAINPEATLYRVSQQFRTQDYEEFILFAKNLHVEMSSEAENLIQGYYLASRRVRRDSMHGSNLSASALKLLISLSKAHTKLSLRKKVLEEDALIAILLLESSLTLKHVTKTPCTREIFTSRSATITCSSLSAHMAQEVMLTLMRSEVKPEAQQCETSVVFLTASFHMYFTVVV
- the MCMDC2 gene encoding minichromosome maintenance domain-containing protein 2 isoform X3, encoding MSEGIVIAMGIVTKYTQGARFLCTEETCPFSEGFRYIRVHLPGATESATVRNDFVCSLCSSPLQEDMKFRVLGDKQIVEMIDAKVLNALKGYSNNKSHFRIQAFTVFLRDELANRMTIGNHYKIIGIPTCVQNGPQATACIEVSSVQLCKPNGPSFIGENFKYLLSLTSNSCWRFTAMLANIFASQVVPPGTYNTLKLAVLLSLVQTCEKESADYLDLLVVTSDTLVIDRLLNYSICLLPHGIRHPSSSDIFPSVSKDKHGTGSASIQAGSVLLAKGGICYIGDLCTYKKDKLELLQSVLESRTTTLFIPGKKYGEEADQQVTIPVQTNFWSYVDVDSSSKKHTLKDSFLIGQMDLSLLPPNLLDGFGLLLYDEFPSCRLSFPLVHHVLKKAINPEATLYRVSQQFRTQDYEEFILFAKNLHVEMSSEAENLIQGYYLASRRVRRDSMHGSNLSASALKLLISLSKAHTKLSLRKKVLEEDALIAILLLESSLTLKHVTKTPCTREIFTSRSATITCSSLSAHMAQEVMLTLMRSEVKPEAQQCETSVVFLTASFHMYFTVVV
- the MCMDC2 gene encoding minichromosome maintenance domain-containing protein 2 isoform X2 yields the protein MEEEIQKMKEIGLIYLDRSGGLQKFMHDCKKYNDSKQSYAVYRFVISINPSDIAELDATLGNYILHNPIKAAEIFQSVCFVAIKTLSLIEQLQTEAQISILLKPTHLPPLPSYVLSLSAFPFNYTSHRFYMSEGIVIAMGIVTKYTQGARFLCTEETCPFSEGFRYIRVHLPGATESATVRNDFVCSLCSSPLQEDMKFRVLGDKQIVEMIDAKVLNALKGYSNNKSHFRIQAFTVFLRDELANRMTIGNHYKIIGIPTCVQNGPQATACIEVSSVQLCKPNGPSFIGENFKYLLSLTSNSCWRFTAMLANIFASQVVPPGTYNTLKLAVLLSLVQTCEKESADYLDLLVVTSDTLVIDRLLNYSICLLPHGIRHPSSSDIFPSVSKDKHGTGSASIQAGSVLLAKGGICYIGDLCTYKKDKLELLQSVLESRTTTLFIPGKKYGEEADQQVTIPVQTNFWSYVDVDSSSKKHTLKDSFLIGQMDLSLLPPNLLDGFGLLLYDEFPSCRLSFPLVHHVLKKAINPEATLYRVSQQFRTQDYEEFILFAKNLHVEMSSEAENLIQGYYLASRRVRRDSMHGSNLSASALKLLISLSKAHTKLSLRKKVLEEDALIAILLLESSLTLKHGKSALCIEPNALFPFDLSNENSLHQRDIYLQKCHHHLLKFISAYGPGGHVNTNEE